The DNA window tataataaattacagagttttcatatatttacattGATAGACAGAGCCGTATTTGATGTTAAAAGAAGGCCACGGTAGACTAGAAGGTAATGACAAATATGAAGGATACGTGGTGGATCTTATACAAATGATTGCTAAGGAAATCAACATAACTTATGAATTTCGTTTAAGAAGTGATGGAAATGGAAAACGTGACAAAAAGACAAACAAATGGAATGGGATTATCGGCGAAGTACAAGAAatggtaaaacatttttttttttataggatattctacattattatttttttatc is part of the Acyrthosiphon pisum isolate AL4f unplaced genomic scaffold, pea_aphid_22Mar2018_4r6ur Scaffold_12774;HRSCAF=13407, whole genome shotgun sequence genome and encodes:
- the LOC100573117 gene encoding glutamate receptor 3-like yields the protein MFMSKFKTEPYLMLKEGHGRLEGNDKYEGYVVDLIQMIAKEINITYEFRLRSDGNGKRDKKTNKWNGIIGEVQEMVKHFFFYRI